The genomic region CAACTCAACGAGCATGTCAAATCAATTAACAAATCCACTAGGATTCATTtctaattagaaaaaaaaaaaaaaaaacttagtatTTAGCCCGATATCAATGGTCTATTTTTGTTTTCGTCTGTAGTGGTAGATTTTCTAACTTTTGAACGTATCTAAATATCACAATATACGATTCTGTTATTTATAATTATGCTATCGAGAGATTTACATGATGCAGTTAtatatcataaaaataaaaattaacattaatATTGTGTAATTAACCCAAAACACGACGAGAACGTTATTTTTGTTGTACAAGTCATTCTTCGCGTCAGAAAATTGAGATGGgaataataccaaaaaaaaaaaaatagtaagatGGAAGACAGCAAAGCTCTTACCCATTGTCCACTATTGAGAGTAGTACGTGTAGCAGACTGCACAAGCAAAAGTCTTAAAACCAAAACAAGAAATTTGTAATCAAAACCGACCCATACTCCCCtttcattttccattttatttccTTCGATTTCTTTCAATCGAATCAGAGAGAGAAAATCGCACACGTAAATCGTTACGCCAGCTTGTTTTTCTCTGTTTCCAAACACTACCCAACCGAAAATCAGAGTATCATTCAAAGCCCCACGAAAATCAGAGTATCATTCAAAGCCCCACGAACTCCCCAATTAAACCCCCAAAAACGTTCGCCTTTTCTCCGCCCAATTCTCCGCCGTTTCTCCTCCCATAAACCCTAGAGATTTCTGCTGTTCTTTTCTCTGTCAAAGTCtgtatctttcttctttttcatccactttcttgtattttttctgaaaaaaaaatgaaggaaccCCAACTGGGTTTCTGGGGTTCTTTCCCCGCTCTGCTCCTTTTGTTTTTCTCGCTGTACCCACCAGTACACTCCCAGTCCGGCGGCGACGACGGAGCGGCCATGGAAGCACTCCGGAAAAGCATCGGCTCCAACAGTCTCGGGTGGTCCGGCACCGATTACTGCAAATGGGGAAAAGTGAGTTGCCAGGACGGCAAGGTTTTCAAAATCCAATTGGGTAATCAGAAACTCACCGGCACGCTGCCGCCGGAAATCCAAAAGCTTTCGTATTTGCAGCAACTGGAAGTTCAGAACAACCAACTCACCGGACCTTTTCCGAGCCTCTCCGGGGTGCAACCGCTTCAGGTCCTCCTCGCCCACGACAACAACTTCTCGTCCTTCCCCTCCGATTTCTTCACCGGACTCACCTCCCTCGACAACATCAACATCGACCACAATCCCTTCGCTGCGTGGCAGATTCCCGACACTCTCAAAGATGCCACACAGCTGAAGGAATTCTCCGCCACCCAGACCAACCTCACCGGAAGAATCCCCGATATCTTCAACAGTTCCAATTTCCCAGGTTTGACTGATCTACATTTGGCTTTCAATTACCTTGAAGGCGAATTGCCTGCTAGTTTTTCGGGTTCGAGTATTCAGTCCCTCTGGTTGAACAGCCAACAGGGCACCAATAGGCTTAATGGTACTATTGATGTGTTACAGAACATGATTTCTCTGCGTGAGGTTTGGTTACATGGTAATTATTTCACCGGTCCTATACCGGACTTGTCGAACTTAGGTTACTTGACCACTCTGAGTTTGAGGGATAACAAGCTCACCGGCGTTGTTCCCGCGTCTTTGTTGAATCTTAAATCCCTTACTTCTGTTAATTTGACCAATAATATGCTTCAAGGACCCATGCCCAAGTTTGGCGATGGGGTTCTGGTGGATATGACGGAGTTAAATAGTTTTTGCAGTGATAAGCCGGGTGTTGATTGCGACGCTCGTGTCAATGTATTGCTTTCGGTCATCAAAGACATGGGTTATCCTACTGTTTTTGCAGATAGTTGGAAGGGGAACGATCCTTGTAATAACTGGAAGGGAATTACGTGTAATGGTGGAAACATTACTGTTGTCAATTTTCGGAGCCTGGGTCTTTCGGGTACGATCTCTTCAAATTATTCTCTGCTTACCTCCTTGCGAACATTGAGACTTGACAATAATAACCTCACCGGTACCATACCAAAGGAGCTTACGCAACTGCCCAACCTTCAGCAGATAGATGTTAGTAACAATCAGCTTTTTGGTCAAGTACCAAAGTTTAAGAATGTGGACGTGAAAACAGCTGGGAACCCTAATATTGGTCAGGATCATCCCCCTTCGCCAGCAACGCCAGCGACGCCTACAATTCCTAATTCACCGCCTGGCTCCCACTCAGATGGAGGTAAAAAATCTAGGACTggggtggttgttggggctgtCATCGGCAGTGTTGGAGGATTGGTTGTAGTTGGGTTTGTTGCTTTCTGTCTACTTAAGAAAAAGCATAAGCATTCTGGCAGAGTGCAAAGTCCAAACGCATTGGTTATTCATCCTCGTCACTCTGGCGATCAAAATGCAGTCAAGATCACGGTTGCTAACTCTGGGGTTAATCGCGGTGAAAATGAGTCCTATAATAGTCCGGCAAGTAGTGGACCTAACGACATTCATGTGGTTGAGGCTGGAAGTATGGTCATTTCGATCCAAGTTTTGAGAAATGTGACCAATAATTTCAGCGAAAATAATGTATTAGGAAAAGGTGGCTTTGGAACTGTGTACAAAGGGGAGTTGCATGACGGGACAAAGATTGCAGTGAAGAGGATGGAATCTGGAGTGGTGGCGGAGAAGGGTCTAAATGAGTTCAAGTCTGAGATTGCAGTTCTTACTAAGGTCCGACACCGCCACTTGGTTGGACTTCTTGGCTATTGTTTGGACGGAAACGAGAGGCTTCTTGTTTATGAATACATGCCTCAAGGGACTCTTAGTAGATACTTGTTCAACTGGAAAGAGGAAGGTCTGAAGCCACTTGAATGGACTAGAAGGCTGACCATTGCCTTGGATGTTGCAAGAGGGGTTGAGTATCTCCACGGTTTAGCCAGCCAGACTTTCATTCACAGGGATCTTAAACCTTCGAACATTTTACTCGGAGATGATATGCGGGCTAAAGTTTCAGATTTTGGACTGGTTCGTCTTGCTCCAGAAGGGAAAGCCTCAATTGAGACGAGACTAGCTGGAACTTTTGGCTATTTGGCTCCAGAGTATGCAGGTAAAACATTTCTATATGCACTCttcttttcaaattccattCGAGTACCACGAAAGGTATTTGCTTGGTAAAGTATGATTAGATATTCCAGCAAATGTCATTGTTCAATGAACTAAGACAACTATGAGATTATCTCTCACTGATTATTCTTTGTGCAAACCGCTAGTCAACATATGTAGGACTATATTAGATTCACTGCATCATTTACGTACTAAACTCATATGTTCCAATTCTTTAATTTTCCTTGGATATTCTGGCATGCTAAG from Pyrus communis chromosome 4, drPyrComm1.1, whole genome shotgun sequence harbors:
- the LOC137731002 gene encoding receptor protein kinase TMK1-like, translating into MKEPQLGFWGSFPALLLLFFSLYPPVHSQSGGDDGAAMEALRKSIGSNSLGWSGTDYCKWGKVSCQDGKVFKIQLGNQKLTGTLPPEIQKLSYLQQLEVQNNQLTGPFPSLSGVQPLQVLLAHDNNFSSFPSDFFTGLTSLDNINIDHNPFAAWQIPDTLKDATQLKEFSATQTNLTGRIPDIFNSSNFPGLTDLHLAFNYLEGELPASFSGSSIQSLWLNSQQGTNRLNGTIDVLQNMISLREVWLHGNYFTGPIPDLSNLGYLTTLSLRDNKLTGVVPASLLNLKSLTSVNLTNNMLQGPMPKFGDGVLVDMTELNSFCSDKPGVDCDARVNVLLSVIKDMGYPTVFADSWKGNDPCNNWKGITCNGGNITVVNFRSLGLSGTISSNYSLLTSLRTLRLDNNNLTGTIPKELTQLPNLQQIDVSNNQLFGQVPKFKNVDVKTAGNPNIGQDHPPSPATPATPTIPNSPPGSHSDGGKKSRTGVVVGAVIGSVGGLVVVGFVAFCLLKKKHKHSGRVQSPNALVIHPRHSGDQNAVKITVANSGVNRGENESYNSPASSGPNDIHVVEAGSMVISIQVLRNVTNNFSENNVLGKGGFGTVYKGELHDGTKIAVKRMESGVVAEKGLNEFKSEIAVLTKVRHRHLVGLLGYCLDGNERLLVYEYMPQGTLSRYLFNWKEEGLKPLEWTRRLTIALDVARGVEYLHGLASQTFIHRDLKPSNILLGDDMRAKVSDFGLVRLAPEGKASIETRLAGTFGYLAPEYAATGRMTLKVDVYSFGVILMELITGRRAIDESQPEESLHLVTWFRRMLINKDTFRKAIDPTIDLNEETLSSINTVADLAGHCSAREPYQRPDMGHAVNVLSSLVEHWKPSEAEDSDDMYGIDLEMTLPQALKKWQAFEGNSNLDESSSSSSFFASGDNTQTSIPTRPSGFAESFTSSDGR